The proteins below are encoded in one region of Rhizophagus irregularis chromosome 13, complete sequence:
- a CDS encoding chaperonin, whose amino-acid sequence MQRVSQFFNKAPHITISPSLSMVSRNSKRPFLSRFYATHKDLKFGVEGRASLLKGVDILAKAVAVTLGPKGRNVLIEQPYGSPKITKDGVTVAKSISLKDKFENLGARLVQDVANKTNEMAGDGTTTATILTRAIFVEGVKNVAAGCNPMDLRRGVQMAVDSIVKFLREKSRVITTSEEIAQVATISANGDTHVGKLIANAMEKVGKEGVITVKEGKTIEDELEITEGMRFDRGYISPYFITEAKTQKVEFEKPLILLSEKKISVLQDILPALETSSTQRRPLLIISEDIDGEALAACILNKLRGNIQVAAVKAPGFGDNRKSILGDLAILTGGTVFSDELDIKLERATPDLFGSTGSVTITKEDTILLNGDGSKDFINQRCEQIRAAINDASVSDYEKEKLQERLAKLSGGVAVIKVGGSSELEVGEKKDRFVDALNATRAAVEEGTVPGGGVALLKSIKCLDNLSPANFDQKLGIDIVKSALQKPAKTIVDNAGEEGAVIVGKILDNHVDDFNYGYDAAKGEYGDLVSRGIVDPLKVVRTALVDASGVASLLTTTECMITEAPEENKGAAGGMGRMGGMGGMGDMGMM is encoded by the exons ATGCAGCGCGTCTCacaatttttcaataaagCTCCTCATATAACTATTTCTCCTTCCCTATCTATGGTATCTAGAAACTCTAAAAGACCGTTTCTATCGCGATTTTATGCTACTCACAAAGACCTTAAATTTGGAGTTGAAGGACGTGCTTCATTACTAAAAGGTGTTGATATTTTAGCTAAGGCGGTAGCTGTTACACTTGGTCCCAAGGGACGTAATGTGTTGATTGAACAACCATATGGTAGCCCTAAGATCACAAAGGACGGTGTCACTGTAGCTAAAAGTATATCACTTAAAGACAAATTCGAAAACCTTGGTGCAAG gTTAGTTCAAGACGTTGCCAACAAAACTAATGAAATGGCAGGAGATGGTACCACAACCGCTACGATTCTCACGCGAGCAATTTTTGTAGAAGGTGTAAAAAATGTTGCCGCTGGCTGTAACCCGATGGATCTACGTCGCGGAGTTCAAATGGCGGTTGATTCCATTGTCAAATTTCTACGAGAGAAAAGTCGTGTTATAACTACAAGCGAAGAGATAGCTCAG GTTGCTACGATCTCGGCTAATGGCGATACGCATGTTGGTAAATTAATAGCTAATGCCATGGAAAAAGTCGGGAAGGAAGGCGTCATCACAGTAAAAGAAGGAAAGACAATCGAAGATGAGTTAGAAATAACCGAAGGAATGCGTTTTGATCGTGGATATATATCACCATATTTTATCACTGAAGCTAAAACTCAAAAAGTTGAATTTGAAAAGCCTTTAATTCTACTCTccgagaaaaaaatttcagttttgcAAGATATTTTACCGGCATTAGAAACTTCATCTACACAACGCAGACCGcttttaattatatctgaaGATATTGATGGTGAAGCTTTGGCCGCttgtatcttgaataaattacGTGGCAATATTCAAGTGGCCGCTGTAAAAGCTCCCGGCTTTGGTGATAATAGAAAATCTATCTTAGGTGATTTAGCTATATTAACAGGTGGAACAGTTTTCTCAGATGAGTTAGATATCAAGCTTGAGCGTGCTACTCCTGATCTTTTCGGTTCAACCGGTTCCGTTACTATTACCAAGGAAGACACCATCCTTCTTAACGGTGATGGTTCCAAAGACTTTATAAATCAACGTTGTGAACAAATCCGTGCAGCAATTAATGATGCGTCTGTTTCTGATtatgagaaagaaaaattacaagaacGCCTTGCTAAATTGTCGGGCGGTGTAGCTGTTATCAAAGTAGGTGGATCTTCTGAACTCGAAGTTGGCGAAAAGAAAGATCGGTTTGTTGATGCTTTAAATGCTACACGAGCTGCGGTTGAGGAAGGCACTGTTCCAGGGGGAGGCGTTGCCCTTTTGAAATCTATTAAATGTCTTGATAATTTGTCACCCGCCAATTTTGATCAAAAATTAGGTATAGACATAGTTAAATCAGCACTTCAAAAGCCAGCAAAAACTATTGTGGATAATGCTGGTGAAGAAGGTGCCGTTATTGTTGGCAAAATCCTAGATAATCATGTGGATGATTTTAATTATGGATATGATGCTGCTAAGGGCGAGTATGGCGATCTTGTTTCACGTGGTATTGTAGATCCATTGAAAGTTGTGAGAACAGCACTCGTTGATGCTTCAGGTGTTGCTAGTTTATTAACAACGACGGAATGCATGATTACCGAAGCTCCAG AGGAAAATAAGGGAGCCGCTGGCGGAATGGGACGTATGGGTGGAATGGGTGGAATGGGTGATATGGGTATGATGTaa
- a CDS encoding 10 kDa heat shock protein, protein MATATRNVKAIIPLLDRVLVQRIKPVQKTSSGILIPEKSLESLNEGEVISVGKGALDKEGKHVPNQVKPGDRVLLPSYGGSTVKVGEEEYTLFRDAEILAKIEEK, encoded by the exons atg gcaACGGCCACTAGGAATGTAAAAGCTATAATTCCACTTCTTGACCGCGTACTTGTTCAACGTATTAAACCAGTACAG AAAACCTCCTCTGGTATCTTAATTCCTGAAAAATCACTTGAATCTTTAAATGAGGGAGAGGTTATTTCGGTCGGTAAAGGTGCATTAGATAAG GAAGGAAAACACGTTCCAAATCAAGTAAAACCTGGAGATCGTGTACTTCTTCCATCCTACGGAGGTAGTACTGTTAAAGTTGGAGAAGAA GAATATACACTTTTCCGTGATGCTgaaattttggctaaaattgaGGAAAAATAA
- a CDS encoding ribosome biosynthesis protein nip7: protein MRPLTEDETKVFFEKLSKYIGRNIVHLIDRSDETYYFRLHRDKVYYMSEALMRQAISIGRDQLISLGVCFGKFTKSKKFKLHITALDYLAQYAKYKIWIKPNGENTFLYGNHILKAHLGRITDDTPEHQGVVVYSMSDIPLGFGVTARSTVETRKLQPTDIVAFHQADIGEYLREQDTLF, encoded by the exons atgagACCGTTAACAGAAGACGAAACCAAAGTATTCTTTGAGAAATTATCGAAATA tattgGAAGGAATATTGTACATTTAATTGATCGATCAGatgaaacttattattttagattacATCGTGATAAGGTTTATTATATGAG tgaAGCATTAATGCGACAAGCAATAAGTATAGGGCGTgatcaattaatttctttaggaGTATGTTTTGGTAAATTTAcgaaatcaaagaaatttaaattacatattacagCATTAGATTATCTTGCTCAATATGCAAAG tATAAAATATGGATAAAACCAAATGGAGAAAATACATTTCTTTACGGAAATCACATACTTAAAGCACATTTAGGTCGTATAACAGATGATACTCCTGAACATCAAGGTGTTGTAGTTTACTCAATGTCTGATATTCCTTTG GGATTTGGTGTTACAGCTAGATCAACTGTTGAAACTCGTAAATTACAGCCAACAGATATTGTTGCTTTTCATCAAGCTGATATAGGAGAATATTTACGTGAACAAGACACTTTATTTTAA